CGGTGGCCGCGGCGTAGGACTCGGCCAGGTTCTCGGCATGCTGCGCCTGGGCGGCGTTGCTGAAGGAGGAGGTCTGCGTGCCGGTGTCGTCGCCGGGAGTGGTCCCGGCCGTGGTTCCGGTGGTGGAGCCGCTGTCGCCGGTCGTGCTGCCGTCTGTCGTGCCGGTCGTCGTGCCCGTGGTCGTGTCCTGGGCGCGGACGAGCAGGGGCAGGCTCAGCAGGGAGGCGAGGCACGCGGCGGCTATGAGGATGCGCATTGGGGTACGCATGGTCGTTCTCCTGTACTCTTCGCCGGTCACTTGGCGACCCTGGTGAAGAGGTTCACTGATTGGGGAAGGTCGTGGCGCGCGCCGTTCACGTGCACTGTCTCGGCCGCGCCGAACCAGCTCAGGGCGAGCCGGTCGGGGGAAACCCCCGGGTACATCCGGGTTATGTAGTTCCTCACGCTGAGCGCCCGCTCGCGGGCCAGAGCGTCGTCGCCCTTGACGTAGGCGACGACGTCGAGTTCCAGGTCCTTCTTGTCGGACATGATGGATCCGATCACATCCAGGGATTCCTGGGCGTCCTCGGTGAGGATGGCTTTCTTGGGGCTGAAGTCGATGGCCTGCAGGGTCACCGTGCGGCGGCCGACGGCGTGGTTGCGCCAGGAGAAGTCGCCTGCCTCGTTGAGCATCTCGGCTCCCTGCCGGGCCTGCGCGCCGTCGGGATAGAGCTCCAGGTAGGCCAGCAGGTCGGCGCGCATCTCCCTGGTGCGGTGCAGCCGCTCGAGGGCGACCGCCTTGTTGAACATGGCCTGGGGCTCGTGCGGATCGAAGTCGAGAACCTTGTCGTAGTATTCCAGCGCCTTGGCGTTGTCGCCCCGGTCCAGGGAGTTGTGGCCCAGGTAGAGGTTCGCGCCCTCGTGGCGCGGGTCGATGGCCAGGGCCTGCTCGTAGGCCGCGCGCTCCTTGTCGGGCTCCATCAGGGCCCACCAGGTCACGCCCTCCCAGAAGCGGTAGTCCGCGTTCTTCGGGTCCAGGGCCACGGCCTTCTTGATGAAGGGCAGGGCCTTGGCCGGGTGCTCGGAGGCGAGCTCAAAGCGGGCCATGTAGTAGTTGGCCTGCGGATCGTCGGGCGACTCGGCGAGCTTCTTGCCGAAAATCCTGGCGCCCTCGTCGTACTGCCGGGAGTTCAGGTAGTACTGCCCCTGGAGCGTGGCGCAGCCCGCGAGGAGGAGCACGGGCAGGAGCACGGCTATGAGGGGAAGGGCGGTCTGCATCTTTCGGCCTGTATGTTTCATGGATTCTTCTCCGATATACGCACGGCTGGGGAAATGGTCACAACGGCTCAGTCGCGCGTTCCGCTCTCGCCGGGAGCGCCGCGCAGGTTGCGGGTGGTGAAGCCGATGTCCTGCATGAATTCGTTGAAGCTGCCCGTGCCGGACAGCGCGTCGCGCGCGGCCTGGGCCAGGCGGGCGTCCGAGACGCCCTTCTCGCGCGCCTTGAGCACGACCTTGGAAAGATAAAGCCAGGACGGCGCGAGGCTGGCCCTGGCGAGGCCCTCCCCCAGCAGCCCGGCGGAGGCCTCGCGGGAGAAGCCTATCTCGTCCAGCAGCGCCTTGATGTGCGCGGCGCGGGCGACCATGGCCGCGTCCGCGTTCCCCGGCACGGCGGCCAGGGCGGACAGCTCGTCGCGCGAGAGCCCCTGGCGCAGGCTCTCGCCCGCCGCGGCCACGGCCTCGGCGTCCGGGGAGCGGCCGTTGGCCGCCAGGGCCTGCCGGGCGAAGGCGTAGTCCGCGAGCTTGGCGTCGAGGGCGCGCACGATGGCCGGGCCGGAAACGCCCTTGGCCAGCCCTTCCTCGACCTTGGCGGCGAACGGGGCGACGGGCAGCCCCTCGCCCGAGGCCCGCGCGAGCTCGGCGAGCACGGCGGCGCCGTCCTCGCGGCCCAGCGCGCCCGCCTCCACCGCGCCGCGCACGCGGGCCACGGCCGAGGCGGGCACCCCGGCCTCCGCGGCCTGCCCGGCAGCGGCGTCGAGGCCTTGCGCGCGCGCGGCCGGAGGCTGCAGGCAGAGCGCGGCAAGAAGCGCCGCGGCGACGAGCAGGCTAGATCGCCTTGCCATTTCCGCCTCGCACGAGGAGCACGGAGTTCACGCCCCCGAAGCCGTCGTCCTTGCTGAAGGAGGCCGCGGGATCGGGCCGCGTGGCCCGGCCGTCGATCTGGAAGACGTACTCGTGGCTGCCCGGGGCCAGCGAGGCGCTGAGCACCCACATCCCGGCCTTGTCGCGGCGCATCTCCCAGCCCCGGCCGTTCCAGCCGTTGAAGTCGCCGATCACGGCCACGCTCTGCGCGCCGGGCGCGGCCAACACGAAGTGCACGGGCACGAGCCCCTGCTTAAGGGCGGTCGTGGGGCCTGTCCCGTGTCGCAGGGCGAGGCCCGCGGCCAGCACCAGGCAGAGCGCGGCCGCGGCCGCCTGCAGCGGGCTCAGGCTGAAGGTGCGCGGACGGCACAGCCAGCGCGCAGCCCGCACGAGGGGGCCTTCGCGGCGCAGGCGCGCGCCCCGCGCGTCGGTCGATGCGGGCGATGCGGGGGCCTTGTGCGCGGGCAGCGCGGCCACGCGCTCCATCACCTTGGCGGCGAAGTCCGCTCCGGGCTCCTCGCGCGGCAGGCCGCGCAGCATCCCTTCGAGGTCCTCGAAGTCTTCGGAACCGGCGGTGCAGCCGGGGGCCGCGTGTTCGTCATGGGGCTTGGGCATCATGGCTCCTCCTCCCCGAAACGTTTGCGAAGCATTGCCAGGCCGCGATGCACCCGCATCTTGGCCCCGGACAGGGTAAGGTCCATGGCCTGGGCGACCTCCTGCAGGGAGAAGTCCTCGAGGTAGCGCAGGGCCAGCGCCTCCCTGTAGCCCTCGGGCAGGTCGCGCAGGGCGGCCTTGATCCGCGTCGCGTCCACGGCCCGGGCGGGATCGCAGTCCCCGGCCGCCTGCAGCTCGACGTCCGCGTCGGGCGCGAGGGGAACGAAGCGGCCGGGCGAGCGCCGCGCGTGGTCGCGCGCCAGGTTCAGGGCCAGGGCGTAGAGCCAGGGGAAGAAGCGGCGCTTCGGGTCGAAGAGCGCGAGGCGCTGGAAGGCCCTGAGGAAGGTCTCCTGGGAAAGCTCCGCGGCCGTCTCCGCGTCGCGCGTGAAGCGCAGCATGAGCCGGTAGACCGGCCCCTGGTAGCGGGCCACGAGCGCGCCGAAGGCCTCGCGCTCCCCTCGCAGGACGCGCAGAGCCGCCTCGGAGTCTTCCCTGTCCTGTTCCGGCGGATTCATTTCATGGACATATACGCGGGCGGGGGGAGGAAGGTCACGGCCGGAAGGGCAAAAAAAACGGAGGGCCCGAAGGCCCTCCGCTCGAAGCTCGCGTCGTGCGCCCTTTACGGGACGACGGGATTGACGTTGTCGCGCAGCCAGAAGAGCAGCTCGTACTTGGAGCCCAGGCTCTCGCGCAGCTTGTTGAGCTCGGACTTCTCCATCTCCGCGATGCGGATGTAGACGTTTCTGTGCGGCACGCCCTGCGGGTAGACGGTGAAGATGGAGAGCAGGTTCGCGCCGTGGTCGGTGATCTCCTGCATGATGGGCTTCAGCGCGCCCGGGGTGCGGGGCAGCTTGAAGCCCATCTGGACGCCGCCGTCGCGCACGCGGGTGATGTCGATGTAGACGCGGAAGATGTCGGACTCGGTGATGATGCCCACCACCTTGTTCGCGTCGTCCACCACGGGCAGGCCGCCCACGCGGCGGTCGTTCATGATCACCGTGGCCTTCTCCACCGTGTCTTCCACGTGGAGGGCGATGGCGGGCTTGGTCATGATGTCTTTGACCTTGATCTCGGAGAGCAGGTAGTACAGCTCGTGCACGTCCAGGGTCGTGGCCTTGGAGGGCGAGGCTTCCTTGATGTCACGGTCCGAGACGATGCCGAGCAGCAGGCCCTTGTCGTCCACGACGGGCAGCCGCCTGACGTCATGGTCCTTCATGAGCTTGGAGGCCTTCATCATGGACTCTTCCGGGCTCACGGTGATGACGTCCTTGGTCATCCAGCTTTTAACGCGCATTGGGGACGGCTCCTTGTAGCGGTTCCAACTGTCGGGTAAAGGGTTGCGCTGTCTCGACCTATGGCACAGCCAGGGGGCTTTTTCAACCGGCCTGGAGGGGCGATGCGGCAAAGAAAGGTGCAAACCCGCCTTTTTCTCGATCCTCGCGGCGGCATCGCGGGCGACATGCTGCTCGCCGCCCTGGCCGCGCTCGGCGCCGACCTCTCCCGCTTCCAGGCCATGCTCGCGCGGGCGGGCATAGCGGCCGGGCTGGCCCTGGTGCCGCGCATGCGCGGCGCGGTGGCCGGGCACGGCCTGTCCATCGAGTGCCGCGGGGCCGAGCCCCTGCGCCACCTCGAAGACCTGCTCGGCCTCGCCGCGCGCCTCGGCCTCCCGCCGCGCGCCGCGGCCCGCGCCGAGGCGGCATTCCGCCGCCTGGCCGAGGTGGAGGCCCGCGTGCACGGCTGCTCCGTCCATGAGGTGCACTTCCACGAGGTCGGGGCCGTGGACACGCTCGTCGACGTGGCCGGGGCCTGCTGGGCCGTGGACGAGCTCGGCATCGACGAGGTCGTGTGCGCGCCCCTGCCCTGGTTCACGGGCACGGTCCGCTGCGCCCACGGCCTGCTCCCCCTGCCCGCGCCCGCGGTCCTGGAGCTGCTCGCCGGAAAGCCGGTCTATCCCACGGAAGTGGACGAGGAGATCATCACGCCCACGGGCGCGCTGCTGGTGGATGTCCTGGCGGACCGCTTCGCCCGGGGGCCTTCGGGCGTCATCCGGGCCCAGGCCACGGCCTACGGCGAGCGGGAGATCGCCTCGGCCCCCTGGGGGCTGCGCGCGCTGCTGCTCGACGACGCCTTCGAGAATGCCCCCGAAGAGGCGCCGTCCGAAGAGGCGGGTTTCTGAAGCGCGGCGTCCGAGACGGCTAAACCGGCAGCCCCTGGCGGGCGCGGTGTTCCTTCAGGGCGTCGAGCACGGCGTGCGGCACGGTCAGGTTGCCCTTGCCCACGCCGATGCGGATGCCGGGCTTGATGGAGCCGTGGAAGTCCGAGCCGCCCGAGACCACGAGGTCCAGGCGCTCGGCCAGGCAGAGGTACTCGCGCGTCTTGTTGGCCGCGTGCTCGGTGTAGCGGGCCTCGATGCCGTCCAGCCCGTGCCCCTTGAGCCGCTTCACCAGCGGCTCGATCTCCCCGATGGACAGGTTGTAGATGCCGGGGTGGGCCAGGATGACGGTCGCGCCCTCGGATTTCAGGAGCTCCACGGCCTCCTCGTCGGAAAGCGCGGTCTTGGGCACGTGGGCCTTGCCGCCGCGCTTGAGGAAGACGTCGAAGGCGTCCTGCACCGAGGAGGCGAAGCCCGTGCGCACTAAGAGTTTCGCGATGTGCGGCCGCCCGATGGTGCCCCCGGCCTCGGCCAGCAGGTCCTCGTAGCTCACGGGCACGCCGAGTTTCGCGAGCGTGCGGATGATCTCGCGGTTGCGCTCCTCGCGCATCTCGATGAGCCAGGCCAGGGCTCCGGTGAGCCTTTCCGGCTCCTCGGGCAGCCACAGCCCCAGGATGTCCACCGTGCGGGGCGTGCTCTTGGCGGCCAGCTCGCAGCCGCGCACGAACTCGATGCCGATGCGCGCGGCCTCGGCCCCGGCCTCGGCGAGCCCGTCCACGGTGTCGTGGTCGGTCAGGGCCACGGCCGCGAGCCCCGCCTCGTGCGCCAGGCGCACCACCTCGGCGGGCGCGCAGGTGCCGTCCGAGGCCGTGGAGTGGGTGTGCAGGTCCACGGGCCGTGTGTCGGGCCGTGTGTCGGGCCGATTGCCGGGGTGAGAGTCGGGCCGACCGTCGGGCTCCTGCCCGGCGGAGCGCGCCGGGCGCGGGGGATTTTCTTCGTTCATGCACGGAACATAGCCAAGGGAGTCCCGGGCGGCAAGCCGGGCCTTGAAGCGAGCGGGCCGACAGGCTAGGGTGCGCCTCACACCGCGCAGGCGTGCGCGCAATTTCAAAGGAGCGTCAAATGAGCCTGAATACCGAACTCCTGAGCATCCTCGTGTGCCCCAAGTGCAAGGGAGACATCGAGCTGACCCCGGAGCAGGACGGCCTGATCTGCAAGGCCTGCAATGTGGCCTATCCCGTGGTGGACGAGATCCCGGTGATGCTCGTGGAGGAGGCCATCCCCCTGGCCGACTGGCCCGCGAAGCGTCCCTCGGCCAAGAAGTAGCCGCCGCGCGCGACCGGTCCCGGCGAAGCGGGCGCCGCGCATGGTCCGGCGCCCGCCGCCCGGCGCCCCGCGTCCCGCCTTTGGGGGAAGAATCTCCGCGCCCACCCCGCCGCCTGCGGATGAAGCGGTTCGGACGCATCGTCTCCTGTTGACAATCCGGCACGGAATTTTATTACTGTGTCACGATAGTCCCACACCCACAGGAGGCTTCCGCATATGGTCATCGACTTCAGTTCCTTCTACGACCTGCCGCGGCAGATGGACCGGCTCATGGCCGAATTCATGCGCCCCTACGGTCCCGTGTCCCGCGGCATGGCCTATCCGCCCCTCAACATCTGCGAGGACGAGGAAGCGATCATCGTCGCGGCCGAGATTCCCGGCGTGGACATGTCCGAACTCGACCTCTCCCTGACCAACAAGAGCCTGATCATCAAGGGCGAGCGCAAGGTGGAGCAGGGCAAGTACTATCGCCAGGAGCGGCCGACCGGCGCGTTCCAGCGCATCGTGACCCTGGGCGTGCCCGTGGACCGCGAGAAGATCAAGGCGACCCTGGTCAACGGCGTGCTGACCGTGACCCTGCCCAAGTCCGAAGGCGTCAAGCCGCGCAAGATAAGCATCGAAGGCGCGTAAGGAGGCAGCCATGAGCAACGCAAGAGAACGCAAGCTGCCCGTCGTGCGCCCGGCCACCGACATCCTCGAGAAGGAGGACGGGTTCCACATCTTCATGGACCTGCCGGGCGTGAGCAAGGAAGCCCTGGTCCTCGACCTGCGCGAGAACGAGCTCGTCGTCTCGGGCAGCGTGGACTACCCGCCGGACGAGAAGAAGAAGCACCTGGCCGTGGAGTTCGGCGGCGGCGAGTACAGCCGCACCTTCACCCTGGCGGACATCGTGGACCGCGAGCGCATCACCGCCAATCTGGTGAACGGCGTGCTCGAGATCTTCATGCCCAAGCGGGAGAAGGAGAAGCCCAAGCGCATCGAGATCGTGGGCGGCTGAGCCACCTCTTCACCGCCCGCTCACCGCACAACTTCCCGCCGGGGGAGGCGTCATGCCTCTCCCGGCTTTTTTCGCGCCTTTGGCCGGGACGCGGGGAGAGGGAGATCAGTCCAGCTCGTCGGCGGCAGCACAGAGCGCGGCGGCCGCGTCCTGGTTGAAGGCCAGGAGGTGCGGGCCGTCGCCGCGCCACTGCAGGACGCAGCGGCGGCAGTAGCCCAGGTCCAGGCGGAAGAGGTTGTCCACGGGCATGCCCAGGGCGTGGCAGAGAAGCGTGCGGATGACGCCCGCGTGGCAGATCACCAGGGCGTGGCGCTCCTTTCCCGGCCGCGCCTCCAGCTCCGCGAGAATGGAGGAGAGCGCTGCCGTGGCGCGCTCCATGAGGTCCGCGAAGCTCTCGCCGCCCTCGGGGCGGTGCGTGGCCATGTCCGCGCCGCGCATGTCGAACTCGCCGGGAAAGCGTTCCCGCACCTCGTCCGCGGTCAGCCCGTCCCACGCGCCGAGGTCTATTTCGCGCAGGCCGGGGAGGTAGGTCACCTCGACGGCGCGGCCGTCGAGCGCCGCCTCCGCTGTCTGGCGGCAGCGCAGGAGGTCCGAGCAGTAGACGCGGGCGAAGGGGACGCGGGTGAGCGGCTCGCGCCAGGCAGCGGCCTGGGCCAGCCCCTTTTCCGTGAGCGGCACGTCGCGCTGGCCCAGGAAGCGCCAGGGGCGCTGCACCTCGGTCTGGCCGTGGCGCAGGAGATGGACGGTCAGGCGCACGGCCCGGCCTCCGAGACGTCCATGACCTCGGCGAGGATCGAGGCCACGTCGCGCCCCGCGGCCGCCTCGATGCGGCGCTGCATGTCCAGGGCGTTGGCGCGGCGGCGGCTGATGGCAGCGGTGGCCTCCGCGTCGCCCGCGAACAGGTCGAGCTTTTCCTGGAAGCGCCTCGCGACGCCCACGAAGCGGTCGCAGCGCACCAGCTTGTCCGCGAAGTAGACCAGCTCGCGCTCGGTGATGCGCGGCGCGTCCTCGGGCGCGATGTCGCGGTGCGCGCCCACGATGCGCGCGGCGGAGAAGAATCCCATGTCGTCCAGCAGGCGGCCGCCCGCGCGCTCGTGCCGCGGCTGGCCCTTGGCGATGTCGTGCAGCAGGCCCGAGACGAGGATCAGCTCGTGGTCCAGGCCGCTGTCCGGCGGCAGGTCGGCGAGGGCCGCGTCTCCCGCAACTTCTTTTGCATCGTCCGGACGCGCCGCCGCTGCCTCGAGCGCCCGGGCGCACGCCAGGGCCGCCTCGGCCACGGCCCGGGCGTGCGCCCGGCCCTTGGCGGGCACCTCCTGCAGGTCCAGCAGTGCCTCGGCCTCCTCGGGCGTGGGCACGCCGCGCCGCTGCCAGCGGCGTATGGCCTCCTGGTAGTCGTCCGGGTGGTCGAGGTCGAAGAGGATGTTGCGGTCGGCCACGGGCACGAGTTCCAGCGCCTCGGCCGGAGGTCTGCCGCTTTTCGCGGCCAGGCCCTCGAGCGCGCCGCGAAGCCCGCCTGCGCCCTGCCAGGCGAGAATGTCCGGCACGAGCCCTGCCGGGATGAGCGGCGGGTGGCCCGGCTCGGCGCCGCTGCCGAAGCTCGGTGTCAGGGCGCGCGTCCTGTCCGCGCCCGCGAAGCGCTCCATGAGGCGGCGCACCGTGGCGGGCCGCACGAGGGGGATGTCCACGGGCAGCACGAAGACGGCGTCCACGCCGTCCGGCACGGCCGCGAGGCCCGCGCGGGCCGAGGTGAACATGCCTTCGGCGAAGTCCGGGTTCACGATCCCGGCAAGGCCCAGGCGCCCGGCCTCGGCCAGGGTCTCGTCCGCGCGGTGGCCCGCGACGGCGGTGATCTCCGTGACGCCCGCCTCCCGGAACAGCCCGGCCGCGCGCGAGAGCAGCGTCTCGCCGCCCAGCGGCAGGAGCGGCTTGAAGCCGCCCATGCGCGAGGACAGCCCCGCCGCCAGGATCACGGCGTGGAAGCGGGGGCTCACAGCCCTCTCCGCCGAGCCCGCTCCTGTATCAGCTCGGCGGCGATGCTCACGGCGATCTCCTCCGGGGTCTCGGCGTCGATGGAAAGGCCCACCGGGCAGTGCACGCGCGCGAAGTCCGCGTCCGTGAAGCCCTGGCCGCGCAGCCGGTCGTAGACCGCGTCGCGCTTCCTGCGGCTGCCGATCATGCCGATGTATCCGGCCTTCGTGCGCAGGGCCTGGGCCAGGACCGAGGCGTCGTGCACGTGGCCGCGGGTGACGATGACCACCGAGGCCTCGGGGCCGATTTCGACGCCGTCCAGGCAGCGGGCCATGTCCCCGGGCACGAGGATCTCGTGGGCCGTGGGGAAGCGCTCGCGGCTCGCGAAGTCGGGCCGGTCGTCCAGCACCGTGACGCGAAAGCCCACCATCACGGCCACTGCGGCCGTGGGCCGGGAGACGTGGCCCGCCCCGGCGATGAACAGCGGATCGGGGAAGCTCCAGGGCTCCAGGAACCACTGCCGCCCGTAGGCCTCGAAGAGCACGGGCGCCTGGATGGAGGCGCCCGCCGCGCGCGCGGCCTCGGCGATCTCGGGCGGCAGGGCGGCGCCCGCGTCCGGGCCGCGCGTGCCGAGCAGGCTGCGCTCCCCGCCGGAGAGCGGCGTCAGGAGCAGGCAGCGCTCGCCCGTGCGCAGCCGTCCGGCCAGCTCCGCGAAGAGCCCGGCGCCGACGCCCGGCTCGATGCGCTCCAGGAAGACGCGCAGCTTGCCGCCGCAGATCATGTCCGCGCCCGCGGCCATCTCGCCCGTGAGGTCGAAGTCGAGGAGGCGCGCGCCGCCCTCGTCCATGACGCGCTGCGCGGCCTCGATGACCTGGGCCTCCACCAGCCCGCCGCCCACGGTTCCCGCGATGCGGCCGCCCGTGCGCACGAGCATCTTGCTGCCCGCGGTGCGCGGCGTGGAGCCCTCGTTGGTGGCTATGGTCGCGGCGACCACGGTCTCGCCCGCGGCCAGCCACTCGTCAAGGGTCGAAAGAAGGTCGTCC
The window above is part of the Desulfovibrio sp. X2 genome. Proteins encoded here:
- a CDS encoding CBS and ACT domain-containing protein, with amino-acid sequence MRVKSWMTKDVITVSPEESMMKASKLMKDHDVRRLPVVDDKGLLLGIVSDRDIKEASPSKATTLDVHELYYLLSEIKVKDIMTKPAIALHVEDTVEKATVIMNDRRVGGLPVVDDANKVVGIITESDIFRVYIDITRVRDGGVQMGFKLPRTPGALKPIMQEITDHGANLLSIFTVYPQGVPHRNVYIRIAEMEKSELNKLRESLGSKYELLFWLRDNVNPVVP
- a CDS encoding glycogen-binding domain-containing protein, coding for MMPKPHDEHAAPGCTAGSEDFEDLEGMLRGLPREEPGADFAAKVMERVAALPAHKAPASPASTDARGARLRREGPLVRAARWLCRPRTFSLSPLQAAAAALCLVLAAGLALRHGTGPTTALKQGLVPVHFVLAAPGAQSVAVIGDFNGWNGRGWEMRRDKAGMWVLSASLAPGSHEYVFQIDGRATRPDPAASFSKDDGFGGVNSVLLVRGGNGKAI
- a CDS encoding Hsp20/alpha crystallin family protein, translated to MVIDFSSFYDLPRQMDRLMAEFMRPYGPVSRGMAYPPLNICEDEEAIIVAAEIPGVDMSELDLSLTNKSLIIKGERKVEQGKYYRQERPTGAFQRIVTLGVPVDREKIKATLVNGVLTVTLPKSEGVKPRKISIEGA
- a CDS encoding histidine phosphatase family protein, yielding MRLTVHLLRHGQTEVQRPWRFLGQRDVPLTEKGLAQAAAWREPLTRVPFARVYCSDLLRCRQTAEAALDGRAVEVTYLPGLREIDLGAWDGLTADEVRERFPGEFDMRGADMATHRPEGGESFADLMERATAALSSILAELEARPGKERHALVICHAGVIRTLLCHALGMPVDNLFRLDLGYCRRCVLQWRGDGPHLLAFNQDAAAALCAAADELD
- a CDS encoding tetratricopeptide repeat protein, which codes for MKHTGRKMQTALPLIAVLLPVLLLAGCATLQGQYYLNSRQYDEGARIFGKKLAESPDDPQANYYMARFELASEHPAKALPFIKKAVALDPKNADYRFWEGVTWWALMEPDKERAAYEQALAIDPRHEGANLYLGHNSLDRGDNAKALEYYDKVLDFDPHEPQAMFNKAVALERLHRTREMRADLLAYLELYPDGAQARQGAEMLNEAGDFSWRNHAVGRRTVTLQAIDFSPKKAILTEDAQESLDVIGSIMSDKKDLELDVVAYVKGDDALARERALSVRNYITRMYPGVSPDRLALSWFGAAETVHVNGARHDLPQSVNLFTRVAK
- a CDS encoding Hsp20/alpha crystallin family protein, with the translated sequence MSNARERKLPVVRPATDILEKEDGFHIFMDLPGVSKEALVLDLRENELVVSGSVDYPPDEKKKHLAVEFGGGEYSRTFTLADIVDRERITANLVNGVLEIFMPKREKEKPKRIEIVGG
- a CDS encoding RNA polymerase sigma factor; amino-acid sequence: MNPPEQDREDSEAALRVLRGEREAFGALVARYQGPVYRLMLRFTRDAETAAELSQETFLRAFQRLALFDPKRRFFPWLYALALNLARDHARRSPGRFVPLAPDADVELQAAGDCDPARAVDATRIKAALRDLPEGYREALALRYLEDFSLQEVAQAMDLTLSGAKMRVHRGLAMLRKRFGEEEP
- a CDS encoding PHP domain-containing protein; this translates as MDLHTHSTASDGTCAPAEVVRLAHEAGLAAVALTDHDTVDGLAEAGAEAARIGIEFVRGCELAAKSTPRTVDILGLWLPEEPERLTGALAWLIEMREERNREIIRTLAKLGVPVSYEDLLAEAGGTIGRPHIAKLLVRTGFASSVQDAFDVFLKRGGKAHVPKTALSDEEAVELLKSEGATVILAHPGIYNLSIGEIEPLVKRLKGHGLDGIEARYTEHAANKTREYLCLAERLDLVVSGGSDFHGSIKPGIRIGVGKGNLTVPHAVLDALKEHRARQGLPV
- a CDS encoding XdhC family aldehyde oxidoreductase maturation factor is translated as MDDLLSTLDEWLAAGETVVAATIATNEGSTPRTAGSKMLVRTGGRIAGTVGGGLVEAQVIEAAQRVMDEGGARLLDFDLTGEMAAGADMICGGKLRVFLERIEPGVGAGLFAELAGRLRTGERCLLLTPLSGGERSLLGTRGPDAGAALPPEIAEAARAAGASIQAPVLFEAYGRQWFLEPWSFPDPLFIAGAGHVSRPTAAVAVMVGFRVTVLDDRPDFASRERFPTAHEILVPGDMARCLDGVEIGPEASVVIVTRGHVHDASVLAQALRTKAGYIGMIGSRRKRDAVYDRLRGQGFTDADFARVHCPVGLSIDAETPEEIAVSIAAELIQERARRRGL
- a CDS encoding DVU_1551 family NTP transferase, whose translation is MSPRFHAVILAAGLSSRMGGFKPLLPLGGETLLSRAAGLFREAGVTEITAVAGHRADETLAEAGRLGLAGIVNPDFAEGMFTSARAGLAAVPDGVDAVFVLPVDIPLVRPATVRRLMERFAGADRTRALTPSFGSGAEPGHPPLIPAGLVPDILAWQGAGGLRGALEGLAAKSGRPPAEALELVPVADRNILFDLDHPDDYQEAIRRWQRRGVPTPEEAEALLDLQEVPAKGRAHARAVAEAALACARALEAAAARPDDAKEVAGDAALADLPPDSGLDHELILVSGLLHDIAKGQPRHERAGGRLLDDMGFFSAARIVGAHRDIAPEDAPRITERELVYFADKLVRCDRFVGVARRFQEKLDLFAGDAEATAAISRRRANALDMQRRIEAAAGRDVASILAEVMDVSEAGPCA
- the larC gene encoding nickel insertion protein, giving the protein MQTRLFLDPRGGIAGDMLLAALAALGADLSRFQAMLARAGIAAGLALVPRMRGAVAGHGLSIECRGAEPLRHLEDLLGLAARLGLPPRAAARAEAAFRRLAEVEARVHGCSVHEVHFHEVGAVDTLVDVAGACWAVDELGIDEVVCAPLPWFTGTVRCAHGLLPLPAPAVLELLAGKPVYPTEVDEEIITPTGALLVDVLADRFARGPSGVIRAQATAYGEREIASAPWGLRALLLDDAFENAPEEAPSEEAGF
- a CDS encoding Trm112 family protein, translating into MSLNTELLSILVCPKCKGDIELTPEQDGLICKACNVAYPVVDEIPVMLVEEAIPLADWPAKRPSAKK